The Candidatus Hydrogenedentota bacterium genome contains a region encoding:
- a CDS encoding ABC transporter permease, whose protein sequence is MIRFILKRLLTFIPVLLAIITLTFFMVRIAPGGPFDDERRVPEETMRQLEAAYNLDAPLYRQYLDYLGGVLQGDLGPSFKKPSRTVREWILLRIPVSLELGAYGLIVALCIGLPAGIIAATRPNSLRDYAPMSFAMAGICLPNFVLGPLLVLIFALWLDWMPVAGWDLPSEKILPSLTLGAVYAAYVARLTRGGMLEVMGQDYIRTARAKGLSEVAVVLRHGLRGGILPVVSYLGPATAGLLTGSFVVEKIFQVPGLGREFVEAAFNRDYTMIMGTVLVYATLVLFLNLAADVIHALLDPRVRMSAR, encoded by the coding sequence ATGATCCGTTTTATTCTTAAACGCCTGCTTACCTTTATCCCGGTGCTGCTGGCCATCATCACGTTGACCTTCTTTATGGTGCGCATCGCGCCGGGGGGGCCTTTTGACGATGAACGCCGGGTGCCGGAGGAGACCATGCGCCAGTTGGAGGCGGCTTACAACCTTGACGCACCCCTCTACCGCCAGTATCTCGATTACCTTGGCGGAGTGCTCCAGGGTGATCTGGGGCCCTCCTTCAAGAAGCCGAGCCGCACGGTGCGCGAGTGGATCCTGCTGCGCATTCCCGTTTCTCTGGAGCTGGGGGCCTACGGCCTGATCGTGGCCCTGTGCATCGGGCTGCCCGCCGGAATCATCGCGGCGACTCGACCCAATTCTCTCCGCGACTACGCGCCCATGTCCTTCGCGATGGCGGGCATCTGCCTGCCCAATTTCGTGCTCGGGCCATTGCTGGTACTCATCTTTGCCCTCTGGCTCGACTGGATGCCCGTGGCGGGCTGGGACCTGCCATCGGAAAAAATTTTACCATCCCTCACGCTCGGCGCGGTCTATGCCGCCTATGTGGCCCGGCTCACGCGCGGGGGCATGCTCGAAGTGATGGGGCAGGACTATATCCGCACCGCCCGCGCCAAGGGCTTGAGCGAAGTCGCCGTGGTGCTGAGGCACGGCCTGCGCGGCGGCATATTGCCCGTCGTGTCCTACCTGGGTCCGGCCACGGCGGGCCTCCTCACGGGCTCGTTCGTGGTGGAGAAGATCTTCCAGGTGCCCGGCCTCGGCCGCGAGTTCGTGGAGGCGGCCTTCAACCGGGACTACACGATGATCATGGGCACCGTGCTCGTTTATGCCACCCTGGTGCTCTTCCTCAATCTTGCGGCGGATGTGATCCACGCTCTCCTCGATCCCCGCGTGCGGATGTCCGCCCGATGA
- a CDS encoding ABC transporter permease subunit yields the protein MSSAAILDNAEAGVSLWQDAWHRLRKNKLAVISAGVLVFVVLCALVGPWLSPYTYDQQDTALYASAPSASHWFGTDPLGRDLLTRTLYGGRISLLVGLVATLVSMVIGVTYGAIAGFLSGRVDQIMMRLVDVLYALPFTIFVIILMVVFGRNIFLLFIAIGAVEWLTMARIVRGQVISLREKEFIEAARVMGFTEARIIFQHIIPNTLGPIIIYVTLTVPQVMLLEAFLSFLGLGVQPPMSSWGLLIQEGVETMEEFPWMLLFPSLALSTTLFALNFLGDGLRDALDPKASKD from the coding sequence ATGAGCAGCGCGGCAATCCTGGACAACGCCGAAGCGGGCGTCTCCCTCTGGCAGGATGCCTGGCACCGCCTGCGGAAGAACAAGCTCGCCGTCATCAGCGCGGGTGTCCTCGTTTTTGTCGTGCTCTGCGCACTTGTCGGACCCTGGCTCTCGCCCTACACCTACGACCAGCAGGACACGGCGCTCTACGCCTCGGCCCCCTCGGCGAGCCATTGGTTTGGCACGGATCCCCTGGGCCGCGATCTATTGACGCGCACGCTCTATGGCGGCCGCATCTCGCTCCTCGTGGGCCTCGTGGCCACGCTCGTCTCGATGGTCATCGGCGTGACCTATGGCGCCATCGCGGGCTTCCTCAGCGGGCGCGTGGATCAGATCATGATGCGTCTGGTCGATGTGCTGTACGCCCTCCCCTTCACCATTTTTGTCATCATCCTGATGGTGGTTTTCGGCCGCAACATTTTCCTGCTTTTCATCGCCATTGGCGCGGTGGAGTGGCTTACCATGGCCCGCATCGTTCGCGGGCAGGTTATTTCCCTGCGGGAGAAAGAGTTCATCGAGGCGGCGCGGGTGATGGGCTTCACCGAGGCCCGGATCATCTTCCAGCACATCATCCCAAACACCCTCGGGCCGATCATCATTTATGTCACCCTCACCGTGCCCCAGGTCATGCTGCTGGAGGCCTTCCTCAGCTTTCTCGGCCTCGGCGTGCAACCCCCCATGAGCAGTTGGGGCCTCCTGATTCAGGAGGGCGTGGAGACGATGGAAGAGTTCCCCTGGATGCTCCTCTTCCCCAGCCTTGCGCTCTCGACCACCCTCTTCGCCCTGAATTTCCTGGGCGACGGTCTGCGGGACGCCCTCGACCCCAAAGCGTCGAAGGACTGA
- a CDS encoding ABC transporter ATP-binding protein: protein MSLLDVQNLQTAFHTRDGVIRAVNGISYRLEPGETLGIVGESGSGKSVSQYSLLGLLPVPPARVESGTAHFEGIDLLAATPAALRKIRGGRISMIFQDPMTALNPYMRVGKQLMEPLLLHSNISKAEARMRAIHALGEVGIQDAESGLKRYPHEFSGGMRQRIMIAMALITRPALLIADEPTTALDVTVQAQILALIKQRQRDLGMAVIMITHDLGVIAATCNRVLVMYAGRIVESATREVLFSKPAHPYTKALMASMPALHQSGDALYTIPGMPPDMGREIKGCAFAPRCEFAQDACRTGAMKLAEAQPGQETACIRVQTGEVAL, encoded by the coding sequence ATGAGCCTGCTGGACGTACAAAATCTTCAGACCGCCTTCCACACCCGCGACGGTGTCATCCGCGCTGTGAATGGAATCTCTTACCGCCTGGAACCCGGCGAAACCCTCGGTATTGTGGGCGAATCGGGCTCGGGCAAGTCGGTGTCGCAGTACTCTCTTCTCGGACTCCTGCCCGTGCCCCCGGCACGGGTGGAATCCGGCACGGCGCACTTCGAAGGCATCGATCTACTCGCCGCAACGCCGGCGGCGCTGCGGAAGATACGCGGTGGCCGCATTTCGATGATTTTTCAGGACCCCATGACGGCGCTGAACCCGTACATGCGCGTGGGCAAGCAACTCATGGAGCCGTTGCTGCTCCATAGCAACATCTCAAAAGCCGAGGCCCGCATGCGGGCGATTCATGCGCTGGGCGAGGTGGGTATTCAGGATGCGGAAAGCGGCCTGAAGCGCTACCCCCACGAGTTTTCCGGCGGCATGCGCCAGCGCATCATGATTGCGATGGCCCTGATTACGCGGCCCGCCCTGCTAATCGCCGACGAACCCACCACGGCCCTGGACGTGACCGTGCAGGCCCAAATCCTTGCCCTCATCAAACAGCGCCAGCGCGATCTCGGCATGGCGGTGATCATGATCACCCACGACCTCGGCGTCATCGCGGCCACCTGCAATCGCGTACTGGTCATGTATGCCGGGCGCATTGTGGAGTCGGCGACCCGCGAGGTGCTCTTCAGCAAACCCGCCCACCCCTACACGAAAGCGCTCATGGCTTCCATGCCCGCCCTGCACCAGTCCGGCGATGCGCTCTACACCATTCCCGGCATGCCGCCCGACATGGGCCGGGAAATCAAGGGCTGCGCCTTCGCGCCGCGCTGCGAGTTTGCGCAGGACGCGTGCCGCACCGGAGCAATGAAGCTGGCCGAAGCGCAGCCGGGCCAGGAGACTGCGTGCATTCGCGTGCAGACCGGGGAGGTGGCGTTGTGA
- a CDS encoding ATP-binding cassette domain-containing protein, whose translation MNNDCLLRIDNLKTHYPITSGPFFNRKVEWLRAVDGVSLELKEGEILGLVGESGCGKSTLARTIMQLVKPVSGAITFNGKNLTSYGKEELRRARPEFQMIFQDPYASLNPRKTVYDTLAEPMIAHDLIDRDGVPHEVGRLMEKVGLAKRFVRKYPHEFSGGQRQRIAIARALALKPRLILADEPVSALDVSVQAQILNLLRELCIEERLAMILISHDLAVVKHMARRIAVMYLGKIVEQGPAAEVFNNPRHPYTRALLGAILRPTAGAAAQLENLMLQGDPPSPLHPPAGCAFHPRCPWATPACSQATPPLVACGEGRVAACMRLDAM comes from the coding sequence ATGAATAACGATTGCCTCCTTCGCATCGACAACCTCAAGACCCACTACCCCATCACTTCGGGTCCCTTCTTCAATCGCAAGGTCGAGTGGCTGCGCGCCGTGGACGGCGTAAGCCTGGAATTGAAAGAGGGCGAGATCCTGGGCCTCGTGGGCGAATCCGGCTGCGGCAAGTCAACGCTGGCGCGCACGATCATGCAACTCGTCAAGCCCGTTTCCGGCGCCATTACCTTCAACGGCAAGAACCTTACTTCCTACGGCAAGGAAGAGCTCCGACGCGCCCGGCCCGAATTCCAGATGATCTTCCAGGACCCCTATGCATCGCTGAACCCCCGCAAGACGGTCTATGACACGTTGGCCGAACCCATGATCGCCCACGACCTCATCGACCGCGACGGCGTGCCCCATGAAGTCGGACGCCTCATGGAAAAGGTGGGTCTGGCGAAACGATTTGTGCGCAAGTATCCTCACGAGTTTTCGGGCGGTCAGCGCCAGCGCATCGCCATCGCCCGGGCGCTCGCATTGAAGCCCCGCCTCATCCTGGCCGACGAACCCGTCTCCGCGCTGGACGTTTCCGTGCAGGCCCAGATCCTGAATCTCTTGCGCGAACTCTGCATCGAAGAGCGCCTGGCGATGATTCTTATATCCCACGATCTCGCCGTGGTGAAGCACATGGCCCGGCGCATCGCCGTCATGTACCTGGGCAAAATTGTGGAACAGGGCCCCGCCGCCGAAGTCTTCAACAACCCGCGCCACCCCTACACCCGTGCGCTCCTGGGGGCCATCCTCCGGCCCACCGCCGGGGCCGCCGCCCAGCTCGAGAACCTGATGCTCCAGGGCGATCCCCCCTCGCCCCTGCACCCGCCCGCGGGCTGCGCCTTCCACCCCCGCTGCCCCTGGGCGACCCCGGCATGCAGTCAGGCCACACCGCCGCTGGTGGCCTGTGGCGAGGGGCGCGTTGCGGCCTGCATGCGATTGGACGCGATGTAG
- a CDS encoding metallophosphoesterase, whose translation MRVENPTLTGDGRAFRILQLTDFHADVSEYENERTRADVRAMVARYRPHFLAVTGDIWCGDARPETAGMWMTRELDFLASLETPWAFTWGNHDYATDFARAQARICATPGYAAPESTPRGECHLEVRGASGETAWDLLFVNSRDKWRLPGDLAWLLSQSRALAETRKRVLPAIVFFHIPLMRYQRAIDAGRVHGIAMEEVLAWGDEGDTGADLILSAANVRACFCGHSHRNDCWFEEDGVVFAYGRSTGYGGYGDDVRKGAKLITLDLAGGDFRFETVFGDGSAPEPGCCHAFPFRDRCYTEGDGYPMDQQDQR comes from the coding sequence GTGAGGGTGGAGAATCCCACGCTCACCGGAGACGGCCGCGCCTTCCGCATCCTCCAACTGACCGATTTTCACGCCGACGTGAGCGAATATGAAAACGAGCGGACCCGCGCGGATGTCCGTGCGATGGTGGCGCGGTACCGTCCCCATTTTCTCGCGGTGACGGGCGATATCTGGTGTGGTGACGCACGACCCGAGACCGCCGGTATGTGGATGACCCGGGAGCTGGATTTCCTGGCCTCGCTGGAGACGCCCTGGGCATTCACCTGGGGCAATCACGATTACGCCACCGATTTTGCCCGGGCCCAGGCGCGTATATGCGCCACGCCGGGCTACGCGGCCCCCGAGTCCACCCCACGGGGCGAGTGTCATCTCGAAGTGCGCGGGGCGTCTGGTGAAACCGCCTGGGACCTCCTTTTCGTCAACTCCCGCGATAAATGGCGGCTTCCCGGCGATCTGGCTTGGCTGCTCTCACAGTCCAGGGCCCTGGCCGAAACGCGGAAACGTGTGCTGCCCGCCATCGTATTTTTTCACATCCCCCTCATGCGCTATCAGCGGGCCATCGACGCGGGGCGCGTTCATGGAATCGCCATGGAGGAGGTGCTCGCCTGGGGAGACGAAGGGGACACCGGCGCGGATCTGATTTTGTCGGCGGCCAATGTGCGGGCCTGTTTCTGCGGCCACAGCCACCGGAACGACTGCTGGTTTGAAGAAGACGGTGTGGTCTTCGCCTATGGTCGCTCCACGGGTTACGGGGGCTATGGCGACGACGTAAGAAAGGGCGCGAAGCTGATCACACTGGACCTCGCCGGAGGCGACTTCCGCTTCGAGACGGTATTCGGCGATGGGAGCGCACCGGAGCCGGGGTGCTGTCATGCATTTCCGTTTCGGGATCGTTGTTATACTGAAGGTGATGGATACCCGATGGACCAACAGGACCAAAGATGA
- a CDS encoding class I SAM-dependent methyltransferase encodes MEIDSFLFKLKTALNYANLGERIKSIDGYLIDIQGYTLMLLAEEGPGCGAIVEIGSFMGKSTCWLATGSKNAQREKVYAVDHFAGSPEHQENAQHEVRALVEQGTTFHKFEENIRNFGVEDHVIPVRASSQEAAERWSGPIRLLFIDADHSYEASQLDFSLWSPHVVLGGLIAFHDIGDWEGVTRFYQELLQTSTEFVEVVNVAGLCVVKRIAPPSGVSPA; translated from the coding sequence ATGGAGATCGACAGCTTTCTCTTCAAACTGAAAACCGCGCTCAACTATGCGAACCTGGGCGAACGCATCAAATCGATCGACGGCTACCTCATCGACATTCAGGGCTATACCCTCATGCTCCTGGCCGAAGAGGGGCCGGGCTGCGGCGCGATTGTGGAGATCGGAAGCTTCATGGGCAAGTCCACCTGCTGGCTTGCCACCGGCTCGAAAAACGCGCAGCGCGAAAAGGTCTACGCCGTGGACCACTTCGCCGGGTCTCCGGAGCACCAGGAGAACGCCCAACACGAAGTGAGAGCCCTGGTGGAGCAAGGCACCACCTTTCACAAGTTCGAAGAGAACATCCGCAATTTCGGAGTGGAGGACCACGTCATACCCGTCAGGGCCAGCTCGCAGGAGGCCGCGGAACGTTGGAGTGGCCCTATACGACTTCTCTTTATCGACGCCGACCACTCTTACGAAGCATCGCAACTCGACTTTAGTCTGTGGTCTCCCCATGTCGTACTGGGCGGCCTGATCGCATTCCACGACATTGGCGATTGGGAAGGGGTCACCCGCTTCTATCAGGAACTGCTGCAAACGTCCACCGAATTCGTCGAGGTCGTCAACGTCGCCGGGCTGTGTGTTGTAAAGCGGATTGCGCCACCATCCGGGGTCTCGCCCGCGTGA
- a CDS encoding methyltransferase domain-containing protein: protein MTIDRKIYRTRFGEEEMGGRIELWQVLCEHWFARYIPADSTTLDLGAGACEFINNIVSAKKYAIDHNPDVTGHAADSVECIVAELVDGLKQVPDDSIDRIMVSNVFEHLPDRQYLYDCLAEAYRVLRPAGRIIVMQPNIRVVKERFYDYSDHSLPLTEKGMAESLQSNGFVLEEVRTRFLPYTTKSRYPRWPWLVKLYLMFPPAHYFMGGQMFLVGRKDGSLRS, encoded by the coding sequence TTGACCATAGACCGGAAGATTTACCGCACCCGCTTCGGCGAGGAAGAGATGGGCGGCCGCATCGAACTGTGGCAGGTGCTCTGCGAACACTGGTTCGCCCGCTACATCCCCGCCGACTCCACCACCCTCGATCTGGGGGCGGGCGCCTGCGAATTCATCAATAACATCGTCTCGGCGAAGAAATACGCCATCGATCATAACCCCGACGTGACGGGCCATGCGGCGGATTCCGTGGAGTGCATCGTGGCCGAGCTGGTCGATGGATTGAAGCAGGTGCCGGATGACAGCATTGATCGCATCATGGTCAGCAACGTGTTTGAGCACCTCCCCGATCGCCAGTACCTGTACGATTGTCTGGCGGAAGCGTATCGCGTGTTGCGGCCGGCCGGCAGGATCATCGTGATGCAGCCGAATATCCGCGTGGTTAAAGAGCGCTTCTACGACTACTCCGATCACAGCCTGCCCCTCACCGAAAAGGGCATGGCCGAATCGCTCCAGTCCAACGGCTTCGTGCTGGAGGAAGTGCGCACCCGTTTTCTGCCCTATACCACCAAGAGCCGCTATCCACGCTGGCCCTGGCTGGTCAAACTCTACCTGATGTTTCCCCCGGCCCATTATTTCATGGGCGGACAGATGTTTCTCGTGGGCCGAAAAGACGGTTCTCTCAGAAGTTAA
- a CDS encoding sulfatase-like hydrolase/transferase, with protein MHTTTPQHRALIAHPLLFGLFPVFSLLSANLVWAAPTEALLPAGAVLIIGGILWLVLWPVLPDRHKRGLVVSLFWLPFYAYGAVVDFIRAQFDFHDMLSPAQTVGAAAVLLLIAAALLYLLRRTSRPFVRVTAFLNRLSTFMLAVALLSCVVAVARGFNTRAQAAAVPVRLNPEQRAQLPNIYFILCDAYPRADYLRDYFEFENTPFLGQLRERGFYVADRSRSNYCHTLPSLASTLNLDFLDPAIVPRQFSENYPLLIPLVRDNLVVRTLRAHDYEFVAIASGLFPTKMEDADRFIRPGAFNNTEYQQNLIDMTPVRSIMNRMDQLLWYQLVPFTLDTLAGLRREGRPMFVFAHLLAPHLPHAYDKDGNFVDTFPPYKEGWRTVTTYLNKRLIEVVDEIRTNEPNSIIVIQGDHGSNTALQSPEEYAANPWRGEWRDYVRDRSANLLSVYVPERDPATLFYPEMTPVNLFRILFDTFLQTDYGKLDDVTWITPQNSRELLKVTEVY; from the coding sequence ATGCACACCACCACACCGCAACATCGCGCCTTGATCGCCCATCCCCTTCTTTTTGGGCTCTTCCCGGTGTTTTCATTGCTCTCGGCCAACCTGGTCTGGGCGGCGCCGACGGAAGCCCTGCTGCCTGCCGGTGCGGTCCTGATCATCGGGGGCATCTTGTGGCTCGTTTTGTGGCCCGTGTTGCCCGACCGGCACAAGCGCGGCCTGGTGGTCTCGCTCTTCTGGCTGCCCTTCTATGCGTATGGCGCCGTGGTGGATTTTATCCGCGCCCAATTCGATTTCCACGACATGCTCAGCCCCGCCCAGACTGTCGGGGCCGCAGCGGTCTTGTTGCTCATCGCCGCCGCGCTGCTCTACCTGCTGCGGCGCACTTCCCGGCCCTTTGTACGCGTAACAGCTTTTCTGAATCGCCTCTCCACCTTCATGCTGGCGGTCGCGCTGCTTTCCTGCGTTGTCGCGGTGGCCCGGGGCTTCAATACCCGCGCTCAGGCCGCCGCCGTGCCCGTGCGCCTCAATCCGGAGCAGCGTGCCCAGCTTCCCAATATCTACTTTATCCTCTGCGATGCCTACCCGCGGGCGGATTATCTCCGGGATTATTTTGAGTTCGAAAATACTCCTTTTCTGGGCCAACTGCGGGAACGGGGTTTCTACGTGGCCGATCGAAGCCGCTCCAACTACTGCCACACCCTGCCGTCCCTGGCCTCCACGCTGAATCTCGACTTCCTGGACCCGGCCATCGTTCCCCGGCAGTTCAGCGAGAACTATCCCCTCCTCATTCCCCTGGTGCGCGACAACCTCGTGGTGCGCACACTGCGGGCCCACGACTACGAGTTCGTCGCCATCGCCTCGGGGCTGTTTCCCACGAAGATGGAGGATGCCGACCGCTTCATCCGCCCCGGCGCCTTCAACAACACGGAGTATCAGCAGAACCTTATCGACATGACGCCCGTGCGCTCCATCATGAACCGCATGGACCAGTTGCTGTGGTATCAGCTCGTGCCCTTCACGCTGGACACGCTCGCGGGCCTGCGCCGGGAGGGACGGCCCATGTTTGTTTTTGCTCACCTCCTGGCGCCCCACCTGCCCCACGCCTACGACAAGGATGGAAACTTTGTGGATACCTTTCCGCCGTACAAGGAGGGCTGGCGCACGGTCACAACGTACTTGAACAAGCGCCTGATCGAAGTGGTGGACGAGATCCGAACGAACGAGCCCAACTCCATCATTGTCATCCAGGGCGATCACGGCAGCAACACGGCCCTTCAGAGCCCCGAGGAGTACGCGGCTAATCCCTGGCGAGGCGAGTGGCGCGACTACGTGCGCGATCGCAGCGCCAATCTGCTCTCGGTCTACGTGCCGGAAAGAGATCCCGCGACACTGTTCTATCCCGAGATGACCCCGGTTAATTTGTTCCGGATTCTTTTCGACACCTTCCTCCAGACGGACTACGGAAAACTCGACGACGTCACCTGGATCACGCCTCAGAACTCGCGGGAGCTGCTGAAAGTGACGGAGGTTTACTGA
- a CDS encoding sulfatase-like hydrolase/transferase, with protein sequence MSSSPSPSSRTLVLHPIFLGLFPLFSLLSANMAWAGLGEVLLPAGVVLAVAAVLWITLWPLVPQPHKRGLVVSLFWLPFFGYSTIVDSLRALLGYREMLGVGALAAVALLAAALGLAFIAMLRRAPWELVGATKFLNRISGLALAVALLSCAMSYARQAPSPSMEPATAMAAVPPDADALPNIYFIVCDSYPRADYLKSYFDMDNTPFLNALRERGFYIAERSRSNYPNTMPSLSSTLNLEYLDNALAPGGWDEYYPELIPRMKDNLVVRTLRARGYEYVAIATGLFPTDMTGADRYIHPGDKPYTEYQQRLIEITPVRSIFNRMKKPHHHRLAPFVFDTLEGLRRNERPMFVFAHVLLPHLPHGYDAEGNIRLDYPPYKEGWRQMTDLVNRRLTEIVDSIQRHEPNSIIIIEGDHGPRTSWQDANTMDLLPWKGTWEEYIRDRSANLSTYYFPDRQYEGLLYPEITPVNTFRVIFNKYFGGNYEMLEDVTYLSPQGSAEIIRVDTVH encoded by the coding sequence ATGAGTTCCTCCCCTTCCCCATCCTCCCGGACCCTGGTTCTTCATCCCATTTTTCTGGGACTTTTCCCCCTCTTTTCGCTCCTGTCGGCCAACATGGCCTGGGCGGGCCTCGGCGAGGTGCTCCTGCCCGCCGGGGTTGTCCTCGCGGTCGCGGCGGTGTTGTGGATCACCCTGTGGCCCCTCGTGCCTCAGCCCCACAAGCGGGGTCTGGTGGTCTCGCTGTTCTGGCTGCCTTTCTTCGGCTACAGCACCATCGTGGATTCGCTCCGCGCGCTCCTGGGCTATCGGGAAATGCTCGGCGTGGGAGCACTGGCGGCGGTGGCCCTCCTCGCGGCGGCGCTCGGGCTCGCATTCATAGCGATGCTGCGCCGGGCCCCCTGGGAGCTTGTCGGCGCGACGAAATTCCTGAACCGTATTTCGGGGCTGGCTCTCGCGGTGGCCCTGCTTTCCTGCGCCATGAGCTACGCGCGCCAGGCCCCTTCTCCTTCGATGGAGCCCGCAACGGCGATGGCGGCCGTTCCGCCGGACGCGGATGCGCTGCCCAATATCTACTTCATCGTCTGCGACTCCTATCCCCGGGCGGACTATCTGAAATCGTATTTCGACATGGACAACACGCCATTCCTGAATGCCCTCCGGGAACGGGGCTTCTACATCGCGGAGCGGAGCCGCTCCAACTATCCCAACACCATGCCGTCGCTGTCGTCCACCTTGAATCTCGAGTATCTCGACAACGCCCTGGCCCCCGGCGGCTGGGATGAGTACTACCCGGAACTGATCCCCCGGATGAAGGACAATCTCGTGGTGCGCACGCTGCGCGCACGGGGCTACGAGTATGTCGCCATCGCCACGGGACTCTTTCCCACGGATATGACCGGGGCCGACCGCTACATTCACCCGGGCGACAAACCGTATACGGAGTATCAGCAGCGCCTGATAGAAATCACACCCGTCCGGTCCATCTTCAATCGCATGAAAAAACCCCACCACCACCGCCTCGCCCCGTTCGTTTTTGACACGCTGGAGGGCCTGCGGCGAAACGAACGGCCCATGTTTGTCTTCGCCCACGTGCTGCTGCCCCACCTGCCCCACGGCTACGACGCCGAGGGCAACATACGGCTGGACTATCCGCCCTACAAGGAGGGTTGGCGCCAGATGACGGATCTTGTGAATCGTCGCCTCACGGAAATCGTGGACAGCATCCAGCGCCACGAGCCCAACTCGATCATCATCATCGAAGGCGATCACGGCCCCCGGACTTCCTGGCAGGACGCAAACACGATGGACCTGCTGCCCTGGAAGGGCACCTGGGAAGAGTACATCCGCGATCGCAGCGCCAATCTGAGCACCTATTATTTTCCGGATCGCCAGTATGAGGGATTGCTCTACCCGGAGATTACGCCGGTGAACACCTTTCGTGTGATTTTCAACAAGTACTTCGGCGGGAACTACGAGATGCTCGAAGACGTCACCTACCTGTCCCCCCAGGGAAGTGCGGAGATCATCCGGGTCGACACGGTGCATTGA